The sequence CCAATTCTTGGGAACCATGATTTTTCCGTGGAGGACGGGGAGAAAGGCAAGGTGCTTGCGGCTCTTGGAATGGAGAAAGCTTACCACTCCATGGTCATCAAGGGCTGGCGTTTCCTTTTCACCGATGGAACGGACGACGCGATCTGGCGCTACCCCGCCTCTGATCCGCGCACGCTGGCCGCCAAGAAGCCATATCGGAATTCCGGGATCTGCGCGGAGCAGATGGCATGGATTGCAGAGGAACTCGCCGCCGCCAAGGAATCCGGCCAGCGCGCCATCGTCTTCAACCACTACCCGGCATTTCCCGAAAAGGGGCCGAACATCACGAACAGCAAGGAACTCGTCGCCCTGATCGGGAAACACGGCAACGTCGCGGCCTACATGAACGGCCACCACCACGCCGGGAACTACGCGGAAAAGGGCGGCTGCCACTACGTGAATTTCAAGGGCATGGTGGAAACCGAGAAGGAAACCGCCTACGCAACCGTCAGCTGCTACTCAGACCGCCTCGTCATCGAGGGGATGGGGTTGGAGCCTGGCCGTTCCCTCGGTGCGTGAGCCGGGACAACTCTCCGCAATAGGCAGGCAAGGGATCCGGAAACCCGGTTGCTCGCAATCCGCCGCCAGCATTCCCCTTACGCGGGAATTGGCTGGACGGGGCGGGCTACGCTGATATTTTCAAAAACACACATGTCAGACATTCACCATCGCGTTTCCGGGAAACTTGTCGTGGCATGTTTCATCGTCGGTTTATCCGGAAATGCGCTCGCCCTGAAGGATGCGGAAAACCAAGGCCGCTGGAACCAGCCGTGCAAGGATGGCCCGGACAAGGAGGTGCCGGGCTTCCTTGTGAACATGGGCCCGACGGGTGCCCGGGGCGTTCTCAGGGAAAGCTCCTACGTGGTCGGGCATGTTTTCAGGAAATCCCCTGCGGCAGGCGTGCTGGAGATCGGGGACGAGGTCTATGGCGCGAACGGGAAAAGGTTTTCCAAGCACACCTTCGGGGGCGGCCACCACGGGATCGAGGGCCCCATGCAGGATCTCGGGCTGGCCATCGAGGACAGCGAGGGTGAGGACGGCGTGCTTAGGCTCATGGTGGATCGGGGCGGGGAGAAGCTGGAGCTTGCAGTGCAGCTTGAGGCGCTCGGGCGCTTCGCCGACAGCTTTCCGGTGGACTGCAAGAAGACCGCGATCCTGCGCGACCGGGCCTACGGGTATCTCATGGATAACCCCGGCGGCCTCGATTCCCAGGGCCGCTGCATCGCGACACTTGCCCTGCTCGGATCCGATGACAGCAAGGTGCAGCGAGCAGGAAAGAAAATGGCGCTGGACTGGAACAGGCCCTACGGCCCGGAGACGTGGTCATGGCACCTCGGCTTCCAGGGCATCGCCCTTGGCGAGTATTATCTCCTCACCGGAGACAAATCCGTCCTGAAAACCATCGAGCACACCATGGGCCTGTTGGGCGAGGCCCAGTGGAAGGGCGAGATACGCCACTGGAAGTCGGAGCAGATCAAGGGCATAAACCAATCGCTCATCGACAAGCACCAGGCATTGTATGAGGGCGGTTTCGGCCATGCACCCTATTCCGTCATCGTCGAGCGCGGCGGCGGCGGCTACGGGCCCATGCAGTGGCCGACCTGCCTTGCCCTCATGACATGGCAGCTCGGGAAACAATGCGGCCTTGAGGTGGACGGGGAGGCGGTGGAGAGGAGTTTCACTTTCCTGGACTACGGGACGACAGCTGCGGGCAGCATCGCCTACGGCGGCGAGTTCACACTGAACAACGGGCCTGTCGATTGGGACAAATGGAAGGCCAGCACCCGCAACGGCGGCTCCCACAAATCCGGGCTGGGCTACCTCGTCCACCTGCTTTCCCCAGAAAGGAGCGAATCGAAAAAAACCATGAAGCTCCACCTTTCAAACATCGACGCCGCCTACAAGGACATGCCTGACGGCCATGCCGACGCACTCATGGGTCTCACCTGGGGCTGGGCCGGCACCTTCGCATCCGACGACAAGAAGCTCAGGAAAAAGGTGGCCGACTACTACAAGGCTTGGATCAACCTCGCCCGCTGCCACGGCAGCGATTCCTATGTCATCCTCCCTGGTCGCGACTACGCGGATCTCGCCTACTACCGCGGCAACATCCGCAACCACACCACTGCGGCCGTGGCTTTCCTCTACAGCTACTCGACCCCCAAGCTCAGGATGCACGGCGCGGACGGAACGGAAGGCGGCACACCCCGGGAAAGCGCAGGCCGCCTGCCGGATCTTCCATATGGCGAAATCCGCAGCTTCTACAACGCCGACCGCAGCAAATCCTTCGAGGGCAGGCTGGTGGTCTTCGATCCATCGGTGGGTCTGGTGCGGGTGCGGCTTGAGAACGGCAGGATGATCGACTTCGAGTTCCTTTCGCTCAGCAAGGAGGATCAGGCCTACGTCATCGGGCACGGTGAAAAGGACGAGGACTGAAAGTTGACGCTTGACCTTATGCTGTTACCTTGAACAGCATTCGGGATGGACTTGTTTGGATACTTTGGATTGCGCTGGAAACTGAGGATCATCGAATGGAGGCGGAGACTCAAGAGGCAAGTCCGCAGATTCCGGAAACCTGCGGGACGGCGGCGCGAGGAGCAGCTCGACTTCGGATGGTGATCGGGCGGTTTCCCGGCTGTTGCCGGAAAGATGAATTTTCCCGGATTTTACGCTTACCCTTTGGATGCCGGGCGGCTACAACCTTTCAAAACCTCCGCATGGAAATCCCTTTTCTCACGAAACACACGGGCCGCATTATCGCGGTGGCGGCTCCCATCCTCTTCGCTGGAGCCCTTCTGGCACAGGATGGGACTGCGCTGGCAGGAAAGGAACTCGAAAAGCGGCTGGCGCTTGTCCAGGAAGGGCAGATGTTTTTGGAAAAAGGCGATGATGCCTACAATGCAGGGAGATTCCAGGATGCGACGGATGCCTACTCCGCCGCGCGCAGTGCGTTTCCCGATGCCCCGGCGACCGCTGACCTGAGGGATGCCGCGACACGGCGACTGATCCTCGCAAGCGTCGAATACGGTCGCGAGCTTTCACGAAAGGGCGATGTCGCCGGCGCAAAAGCCGTGGTGGAAAAGGTTCTCGATAAGTCCGTCGCGCCCGACGATTCCTACGCCCTGGCCTTCCGCTCGCAGCTCGACGATCCGATCAGGACAAACCCCGCCCTGACCAAGGAGCACGCTGAGGATGTGGACGAGGTGCGCAGGTTGCTCTACACCGCCCAAGGGGCTTATGACTTGGGCAAGCATGACGAGGCCGGGAAGCACTACCAGTCCGTGCTGCGCATCGATCCTTACAACAAGGCCGCACGCCGTGGAATGGAGCTCGTCGCATCCGCGAAATCCGATTACATGGATTCTGCCAG comes from Akkermansiaceae bacterium and encodes:
- a CDS encoding metallophosphoesterase — translated: MKRRDFIRITLPIALAGRAAGATSETPDLTFGVIADPQYADVETHGSRFYRNSLAKLEHAIADLNTRPLDFTVTLGDLIDRDFKSFGSVMPIYEKLKSRHFPILGNHDFSVEDGEKGKVLAALGMEKAYHSMVIKGWRFLFTDGTDDAIWRYPASDPRTLAAKKPYRNSGICAEQMAWIAEELAAAKESGQRAIVFNHYPAFPEKGPNITNSKELVALIGKHGNVAAYMNGHHHAGNYAEKGGCHYVNFKGMVETEKETAYATVSCYSDRLVIEGMGLEPGRSLGA